The genomic window TGCCCGCGCGGATCCGCCGCGCGGACCGGAGTGAGAGGGGAATCAGGTGCGAGTCGAGCGAGTGGCGAGCCACGCAATCCACGAACTGAGGGCTGTATATACGGAGCTGCGTTCGCGAATCCTGCACGCGGTGACCGCCGACGACGGGATGAGCACGGCCGAGTACGCGATCGGGACGATCGCCGCCGCGGCGTTCGGTGCCGTGCTGTACGGGGTGGTGACCGGCGACAGCATCGTGAACGCGCTGACGAAGATCATCGATCGGGCCCTCAACACCGCCGTGTAGCTGCCTGGCCGAATTCGATAAAGAACTGGGCTGCAACAGTTCTCGGTGCTGACCGGGGTTCGGTGACGGTCGAGGCGGCGATCGCACTCGCCACCCTCGTCGTCG from Nocardia iowensis includes these protein-coding regions:
- a CDS encoding DUF4244 domain-containing protein, which codes for MRAVYTELRSRILHAVTADDGMSTAEYAIGTIAAAAFGAVLYGVVTGDSIVNALTKIIDRALNTAV